The following are from one region of the Thermodesulfobacteriota bacterium genome:
- a CDS encoding TetR/AcrR family transcriptional regulator, with translation MESTMTKKDLKRQLIIEAAIEVFSKNNFQNSTISQIAQRANVAEGTIYQYFKNKEDLFFSIPVEKTKEFCKELELHLQGITGAVNKIRKFIWYYLYFFKTNPDYGRTLMLEMRVNKGFAKTMAYDSFKNLTGRILEIIQEGQEEGAIRKDVNIYILRHLILGILEHIVTRWLLKGETYDLLEHYSEVSDVVLQGIGLPQKG, from the coding sequence ATGGAATCGACGATGACCAAAAAGGATTTAAAGAGGCAGTTGATCATCGAAGCGGCCATCGAGGTCTTCAGCAAAAACAATTTCCAGAATTCGACCATCTCCCAGATCGCCCAGAGGGCGAACGTGGCCGAGGGGACGATCTATCAATATTTCAAGAACAAAGAGGACCTGTTCTTCTCCATCCCCGTCGAAAAGACAAAAGAGTTCTGCAAGGAGCTGGAGCTCCATTTACAGGGGATCACCGGAGCGGTGAATAAAATCCGGAAGTTCATCTGGTATTATCTCTATTTTTTCAAGACGAACCCGGATTATGGCCGGACCCTGATGCTCGAGATGAGGGTGAATAAAGGGTTTGCAAAGACCATGGCCTACGACTCTTTCAAGAACCTGACGGGCCGGATCCTCGAGATCATTCAAGAGGGACAGGAGGAGGGGGCCATCCGGAAAGATGTAAATATCTACATCCTCCGGCATCTGATCTTGGGCATTTTGGAGCATATCGTGACCCGGTGGCTTCTCAAGGGGGAAACCTATGATCTTTTAGAGCATTACTCCGAGGTGAGCGATGTGGTGTTACAGGGGATAGGTCTGCCTCAAAAGG
- a CDS encoding TAXI family TRAP transporter solute-binding subunit, translating to MKRTFIFAIVLSFVVFGSGYGHAQPKPGWPKSVTIGAAPVGGVFFVWMGGFAKLLNDKMGIPGNVEVTGGPVHNTQLTDAKQIDFGPATAGPLWEGWTGEGWAKGKKHQNVRVIFPMYTSYFQMYSLKKTGIKSLHDLNGKSVGVGPVGGTPATYWPRIFDILGIKPSRIVNAGSSDLNSQLKDGMLDANGQTVGLPWGLINEIETTHEVNVYGVSSVDADKVIAKYPYISKANIPKGFYKSNRDYEVETVTIWNFMTVHKDTPEDFVYEVVKKTFENVDILIATHASAKETKPEAIVHSPIPLHPGAVRYYREKGIKLPDKLIPK from the coding sequence ATGAAACGAACTTTTATATTTGCCATTGTCCTATCTTTTGTCGTCTTTGGGTCGGGTTATGGCCATGCTCAACCCAAACCTGGTTGGCCAAAGTCCGTGACCATCGGGGCTGCACCTGTGGGCGGCGTCTTCTTCGTCTGGATGGGCGGATTCGCAAAGCTGCTCAATGACAAGATGGGCATCCCCGGAAACGTGGAGGTGACCGGAGGCCCTGTCCACAACACCCAGCTCACCGATGCCAAGCAGATCGACTTCGGCCCCGCGACCGCCGGCCCCCTGTGGGAGGGATGGACCGGGGAGGGCTGGGCAAAGGGGAAGAAACACCAGAACGTGAGGGTGATCTTCCCGATGTACACTTCATACTTCCAGATGTATTCTCTGAAGAAGACGGGGATCAAAAGCCTTCACGACCTCAATGGGAAGAGCGTGGGCGTGGGCCCGGTAGGGGGCACTCCTGCGACCTATTGGCCGAGGATCTTCGACATCCTCGGGATCAAGCCCTCCAGGATCGTCAACGCGGGCTCGTCGGACCTCAACTCCCAGCTCAAGGATGGAATGCTCGACGCCAACGGCCAGACCGTCGGGCTTCCCTGGGGGCTCATCAACGAGATCGAGACGACCCACGAGGTCAACGTCTATGGCGTTTCGAGCGTCGATGCCGATAAGGTCATTGCAAAATACCCTTATATCTCTAAAGCCAATATTCCCAAAGGGTTCTATAAAAGTAACAGGGATTATGAGGTCGAAACCGTCACCATCTGGAATTTCATGACCGTGCATAAAGACACCCCCGAAGATTTTGTCTACGAGGTGGTGAAGAAGACCTTCGAAAACGTCGATATCTTGATCGCCACCCATGCCTCCGCAAAAGAGACAAAACCGGAGGCCATCGTTCACAGCCCCATACCGCTGCATCCCGGAGCCGTGCGGTATTATCGGGAGAAAGGCATCAAGCTTCCTGACAAATTGATCCCTAAATAA